One segment of Paenibacillus sp. FSL R7-0337 DNA contains the following:
- the yfbR gene encoding 5'-deoxynucleotidase has translation MNYHFSAYLYRLQYIQRWSLMRSTAPENVAQHSFQVALLAHMLCTIGNAHFGRSLNADRASTMALFHDATEVFTGDIATPVKHNNSRLLSSFREMEQVAADRLAAMIPPELSAVYAPLLQPHTSPPGSEDAGLLRYVKAADVLDAYLKCVWEVAAGNREFAAAREQTAAKLHVLEMPEMAYFLEHMAPGFEMSLDELSSSASQVQSAGQPEPIE, from the coding sequence TTGAACTACCATTTCTCTGCCTATCTCTACCGGCTGCAATATATCCAGCGCTGGAGCCTCATGCGCAGCACCGCCCCGGAGAACGTGGCGCAGCATTCGTTCCAGGTCGCCCTGCTGGCGCACATGCTGTGCACCATCGGCAATGCCCATTTCGGCCGGTCGCTGAACGCCGACCGTGCATCCACGATGGCGCTGTTCCACGACGCCACCGAGGTCTTCACCGGCGACATCGCCACGCCGGTGAAGCATAACAACTCGCGTCTGCTGTCGAGCTTCCGCGAGATGGAGCAGGTGGCCGCCGACAGGCTGGCGGCCATGATCCCGCCGGAGCTGAGCGCAGTCTACGCGCCGCTCCTGCAGCCGCACACCAGCCCGCCCGGCTCCGAAGATGCCGGACTGCTCCGCTACGTCAAGGCAGCGGATGTGCTTGACGCTTACCTGAAATGCGTCTGGGAGGTCGCCGCAGGCAACCGTGAATTCGCCGCCGCCCGGGAGCAGACTGCCGCGAAGCTGCATGTGCTGGAGATGCCTGAGATGGCATATTTCCTTGAACACATGGCTCCGGGCTTCGAGATGTCGCTAGACGAGCTGTCCTCCAGTGCGAGTCAGGTTCAGTCTGCCGGGCAGCCCGAACCTATAGAGTAA
- a CDS encoding fumarate hydratase has translation MQHFEESIYNLIVETSTNLPGDVRRAVARGRALEDRATRSGLALTTIAQNIGMAEQQISPICQDTGMPTFIIHTPVGVNQIEMKKDIHSAIIRATKNGKLRPNSVDSLTGENSGDNLGAGTPVIHFEQWEEESIDVRLILKGGGCENKNIQYSLPAELEGLGKAGRDLDGIRKCILHSVYQAQGQGCSAGFIGVGIGGDRTTGYELAKKQLFRKVEDVNPVEDLGKLENYIMENANKLGIGTMGFGGEVTLLGCKIGVMNRLPASFFVSVAYNCWAFRRQGILVHPATGDIQEWLYESGTGISVEGEAAPQPVAEAVGVAAAEGTASGVVPEDATIPAAPAIVSGTGEAASGAAVSGNGAASEPAAAVSAGSGGSREIRLSTPISEEDIRSLRVGDVVILSGEMHTGRDALHKYLMDHDTPVDLNGAVIYHCGPVMLKDDEGWHVKAAGPTTSIREEPYQGDIIKKFGIRAVIGKGGMGPKTLQALGEHGAVYLNAIGGAAQYYAECIKKVNAVDFMEFGIPEAMWHLQVDGFAAIVTMDAHGNSLHADVEKDSAAKLAQFREPVFK, from the coding sequence ATGCAGCATTTTGAAGAGAGCATTTATAATTTGATTGTAGAGACCTCCACGAACCTGCCGGGTGATGTACGCCGGGCGGTAGCCAGAGGGCGGGCGCTGGAAGACCGGGCGACACGCTCCGGACTGGCACTAACCACGATAGCGCAGAATATCGGGATGGCGGAGCAGCAAATATCGCCGATCTGCCAGGATACGGGGATGCCGACTTTTATAATCCATACGCCGGTGGGCGTGAATCAGATAGAGATGAAGAAGGATATTCACAGCGCAATTATCCGTGCTACGAAGAACGGGAAACTGCGTCCCAATTCCGTGGATTCGCTAACAGGCGAGAACAGCGGGGATAATCTGGGGGCAGGCACTCCGGTGATTCACTTCGAGCAGTGGGAGGAAGAGAGCATTGATGTCCGGCTGATCCTGAAGGGCGGCGGCTGCGAGAATAAGAACATCCAGTACAGCCTTCCGGCAGAACTGGAGGGACTCGGCAAAGCCGGACGCGACCTCGACGGTATCCGCAAGTGCATTCTGCATTCCGTGTACCAGGCGCAGGGCCAAGGCTGTAGCGCAGGGTTCATTGGCGTAGGTATTGGCGGCGACCGTACCACGGGCTATGAGCTGGCGAAGAAGCAGCTGTTCCGCAAGGTCGAGGATGTGAATCCTGTTGAAGATTTGGGCAAGCTGGAGAATTACATTATGGAGAATGCCAACAAGCTCGGAATCGGCACGATGGGCTTCGGCGGTGAAGTGACGCTGCTGGGCTGCAAAATCGGAGTGATGAACCGGCTGCCAGCCAGCTTTTTCGTCTCTGTGGCCTATAACTGCTGGGCCTTCCGCCGTCAAGGCATTCTGGTCCATCCGGCTACCGGTGACATTCAGGAATGGCTGTATGAGAGCGGCACCGGGATATCCGTTGAGGGGGAAGCTGCACCGCAGCCTGTTGCTGAAGCTGTGGGTGTAGCAGCGGCAGAAGGGACAGCTTCCGGCGTGGTGCCAGAGGATGCTACGATTCCTGCGGCACCGGCTATTGTATCCGGTACGGGTGAAGCAGCATCGGGTGCTGCTGTCTCGGGGAACGGGGCAGCCTCTGAACCAGCTGCGGCAGTCTCCGCTGGCTCAGGCGGCTCGCGTGAGATCCGCCTGAGCACACCGATCAGCGAGGAGGATATCCGCAGCCTGCGCGTCGGCGATGTGGTCATCCTCTCCGGCGAGATGCATACCGGCCGCGACGCCCTGCACAAATACCTGATGGATCACGACACCCCTGTCGATCTGAACGGTGCCGTCATCTACCACTGTGGACCGGTCATGCTGAAGGATGACGAGGGATGGCATGTGAAGGCGGCTGGCCCGACGACCAGTATCCGCGAGGAGCCGTATCAAGGCGATATTATCAAAAAATTCGGTATCCGCGCCGTAATCGGCAAAGGCGGTATGGGACCCAAGACCCTCCAAGCCTTAGGTGAGCACGGCGCAGTCTACCTCAATGCAATCGGCGGTGCAGCACAGTATTACGCAGAATGTATCAAGAAGGTCAACGCGGTAGACTTCATGGAATTCGGTATTCCTGAAGCCATGTGGCATTTGCAGGTGGACGGCTTCGCAGCGATCGTCACCATGGATGCGCACGGCAACAGCCTGCATGCTGATGTCGAAAAGGATTCGGCCGCAAAGCTCGCCCAGTTCCGCGAGCCGGTGTTTAAGTAA
- the thiH gene encoding 2-iminoacetate synthase ThiH has protein sequence MSFYETMTRLEQLPYGTLWSRYTAEDVKRALRAEQVDEEGLMALLSPAAEPYLEEMAQKAHRLTRTHFGHVMQLFTPMYLADFCVNHCTYCSFSSMYDFPRKKLTLEEVAREAETIAATGLRHILILTGESRRDSPAGYVRDCVNVLRRYFSSVSIEVNPLSTAEYAELREAGVDGLTLYQEVYHQETYRALHVKGPKRVYRNRLDAPERGCQAGFRSINIGALLGMYEWRQEALATALHARYLQDKYPECEIGLSTPRFRPYLGEFNPASDVTDRALVQIILAYRLFLPRSGISLSTREPAALRDHLVQLGITKMSAGVSTEVGGHSLEGGTPQFEISDNRSVAEMAEMLRSQGLQPVFKDWDILSEPLGLR, from the coding sequence ATGAGCTTTTATGAGACGATGACCCGGTTGGAACAGCTTCCTTACGGGACGCTATGGAGCCGGTATACGGCAGAGGATGTGAAGCGCGCGCTTCGTGCAGAGCAGGTGGATGAAGAAGGGCTAATGGCCTTGTTGTCACCGGCAGCGGAGCCTTATCTGGAGGAGATGGCGCAGAAGGCGCACCGGTTAACGCGTACGCATTTCGGCCATGTGATGCAGCTGTTTACCCCGATGTATCTTGCAGATTTTTGCGTGAATCACTGCACGTATTGCAGCTTCAGTTCTATGTATGATTTTCCGCGCAAAAAACTGACGCTGGAGGAGGTCGCCCGGGAAGCAGAGACCATCGCAGCCACGGGCCTGCGCCACATTCTGATCCTGACCGGAGAATCACGGAGGGATAGTCCGGCCGGTTATGTGAGGGACTGCGTGAATGTGCTGCGCCGCTATTTTTCCTCCGTCAGCATTGAAGTGAATCCGCTCTCGACAGCTGAATATGCAGAACTCAGAGAAGCCGGCGTGGACGGCTTAACGCTCTATCAGGAGGTCTACCACCAGGAGACTTATCGTGCGCTGCATGTAAAAGGACCCAAACGCGTCTACCGCAACCGGCTGGATGCTCCCGAACGGGGCTGTCAAGCTGGCTTTCGTTCAATAAATATCGGAGCCTTGCTCGGCATGTACGAATGGCGCCAGGAGGCGCTGGCAACTGCCCTGCACGCGAGGTATCTGCAGGACAAGTACCCGGAATGCGAAATCGGCCTGTCTACTCCCAGATTCCGGCCTTACTTAGGCGAATTCAACCCCGCAAGCGATGTTACCGACCGTGCGCTGGTGCAGATCATCCTGGCGTACCGCCTATTCCTGCCGCGCTCCGGCATCTCACTGTCCACACGCGAGCCTGCCGCTCTGCGCGATCATCTGGTCCAGCTCGGCATCACGAAGATGTCCGCAGGGGTATCCACCGAAGTGGGCGGACATTCCCTCGAAGGGGGCACCCCGCAGTTTGAAATATCGGACAACCGTAGCGTGGCTGAGATGGCCGAGATGCTGCGCTCGCAAGGACTCCAGCCGGTATTCAAGGACTGGGATATCCTGTCCGAGCCGCTTGGCTTGAGGTAG
- a CDS encoding thiazole synthase has protein sequence MQDPLMIGGVTLTSRLFIGTGKYSRNTLIPEVITRSGSQVITVALRRVDPESSDNIVSHIPSHMTLLPNTSGARTAEEAVRIARLARSAGLGNWVKIEVINDQKYLLPDNMETIRATEILAAEGFVVLPYMSPDLSAALRLKAAGAAAVMPLGAPIGSNRGLQTKELIRILISEMDLPVIVDAGIGRPSEAAEAMEMGAAAVLLNTAIATASDPLLMAEAFREAVSAGRKAYLAGLGPVEETAAASSPLTGFLA, from the coding sequence ATGCAAGATCCACTGATGATTGGCGGAGTGACTCTAACCAGCAGACTGTTCATTGGCACCGGAAAATACAGCCGTAACACCCTCATTCCCGAGGTGATTACGCGATCAGGCTCACAGGTCATTACCGTTGCCCTGCGCCGGGTGGACCCGGAGAGCAGTGACAATATTGTCAGCCATATTCCTTCCCATATGACCTTACTGCCTAATACCTCTGGTGCGCGCACCGCAGAGGAAGCAGTACGGATTGCCCGGCTGGCGAGATCGGCGGGACTGGGGAACTGGGTGAAGATTGAGGTCATCAACGACCAGAAATATTTGCTGCCGGATAACATGGAGACCATCCGGGCGACCGAGATCCTTGCAGCAGAGGGCTTCGTGGTGCTTCCGTACATGAGTCCTGATCTGTCCGCCGCTCTGCGGCTGAAGGCAGCGGGGGCCGCAGCCGTAATGCCGCTGGGAGCGCCGATCGGGTCCAACCGCGGGCTGCAGACCAAGGAGCTGATCCGGATTCTGATCTCCGAGATGGATCTGCCGGTGATCGTGGATGCCGGAATCGGCAGACCATCCGAGGCGGCTGAGGCGATGGAGATGGGGGCCGCAGCGGTCCTGCTTAATACAGCGATTGCTACCGCCTCAGATCCGCTGCTGATGGCAGAAGCTTTTCGTGAAGCGGTATCCGCAGGGCGCAAAGCTTATCTCGCCGGACTGGGGCCTGTGGAGGAGACGGCGGCAGCCTCTTCACCGTTGACCGGGTTCTTGGCCTGA
- the thiS gene encoding sulfur carrier protein ThiS, producing MIVTVNGMPQRFEESCRTLADLLARPEWAGKLVIVELNGELAGREAYGDTLLSEGDRVELVHFVGGG from the coding sequence ATGATTGTGACCGTTAACGGGATGCCACAGAGGTTCGAAGAGAGCTGCCGGACACTGGCGGATCTGCTGGCCCGGCCTGAGTGGGCCGGTAAGCTGGTGATTGTCGAGCTGAACGGTGAGCTTGCCGGCAGAGAGGCTTACGGAGACACACTGCTCAGCGAAGGGGACCGGGTGGAGCTGGTTCATTTTGTAGGCGGAGGCTAA
- a CDS encoding carbohydrate binding domain-containing protein codes for MKRKRNRLLVPVLITSIVLSIMMNLFVLPQAKVEAASIGTVTENDTIYQIMVDRFNDGDSSNNATGAAIRYGENSEEDFRYMKGGDWQGVIDKLPYIHNMGYTAIWISPVAEPQMTNRENNGSGKNTAYHGYNVKDPNKANPYFGTKEKLKELVDSAHALGIKVIIDVVPNHIGDYMLGTQAYYDIPSLQPAAPFNNPAWYHHNGDINWSLADGRYDQWAQDYLENHDLGGLDDIDFDVPAAKQAIFSSIKGWFDYTGADGARVDAAKLMKPTDIGELQNLLGVNTFGENFDGNAEFVSRWVGTNKEWGMLDFPLFFSVLNSFAYGQSFDANIKGTLAQDSYYGGNANHMVTFIDNHDRNRFLTEAGGSVEKLQNALSFIFTVRGTPVVFQGTEQNKGNGNGQIMTGGIADTWNRWSMVKRDANGNVLENYFNENASTFKHVAKLNEIRKNNPALRTGTQREMWSAQNLYAFSRRIDTGTNVGQEVISAFSNASSGSQTVTLPLRAESTLTAGTVLVNQLNPSDTVTVQAGGVTGKQITVTLGANSAKIYSKTQPVTDTQAPSVPGNVTATVQNASSALVSWSASTDNVGVTGYEIYRNGVKIGTSATTSFTDNGLVGSTNYSYTVKAYDAAMNLSAFSAAALVVTPAGNSVTIYYKQGYTNPYIHYRPVGGTWTTSPGVAIPAAEVAGYNKITINIGAATQLEACFNNGSGTWDSNGGSNYLFGTGTWTYTPTGNIQAGGPVAPTASPTATPTVAPTAIPTVAPTVAPTATPTIAPTATPTVTPTVAPTATPVPTATPAGNTATIYYKNTAFSNSYIHYKLDGATTWTTSPGVQMQASTFSGYKAITIPLGTATGLTAAFNNGSGTWDNNGGNNYHFGTGSSSLVGGSLTSGEPQVDSITFRVSVPGSTPANAPVYLTGSFNSWNAADAAYLLTRGSDGVYSTTLNLPAGSAVTYKLTRGSWATVETASNGTDITNRTVTPAGGAQTVTLSVQRWKDQ; via the coding sequence ATGAAAAGAAAACGTAACCGCCTGCTTGTTCCCGTTCTAATCACATCCATTGTATTGTCGATCATGATGAATCTGTTTGTCCTGCCGCAAGCTAAGGTGGAAGCAGCCAGCATTGGAACAGTAACCGAGAATGACACGATTTATCAGATTATGGTTGACCGCTTCAATGACGGGGATTCTTCCAATAATGCAACAGGCGCGGCTATCCGCTACGGGGAGAACTCCGAGGAGGATTTCCGTTACATGAAGGGCGGCGACTGGCAGGGGGTCATTGACAAGCTCCCGTATATTCACAATATGGGCTATACCGCGATCTGGATCTCACCGGTAGCCGAGCCGCAGATGACTAACCGTGAGAACAACGGTTCAGGCAAGAACACGGCCTACCACGGCTACAATGTCAAAGATCCGAACAAGGCCAACCCTTACTTCGGCACCAAAGAAAAGCTGAAAGAGCTTGTAGACTCCGCGCATGCGCTCGGAATCAAGGTCATCATCGATGTCGTTCCTAACCACATCGGCGATTACATGCTGGGCACTCAGGCTTATTATGATATTCCTTCCTTACAGCCTGCGGCTCCATTCAATAATCCGGCCTGGTACCACCACAATGGGGACATTAACTGGTCTCTTGCCGATGGACGGTACGATCAGTGGGCCCAGGATTATCTGGAGAATCATGATCTGGGCGGTCTGGATGATATCGACTTCGATGTTCCTGCCGCCAAGCAGGCCATCTTCAGCTCGATCAAGGGCTGGTTTGACTATACGGGGGCAGACGGCGCCCGGGTCGATGCGGCCAAGCTGATGAAGCCGACGGATATCGGCGAACTCCAGAATTTGCTGGGCGTGAATACTTTTGGGGAGAATTTTGACGGCAATGCCGAATTCGTCTCCCGCTGGGTCGGTACCAACAAGGAGTGGGGGATGCTCGACTTCCCGTTATTCTTCTCCGTGCTGAACAGCTTTGCGTACGGGCAGTCTTTTGACGCGAATATTAAAGGCACTCTGGCTCAAGACTCCTACTATGGCGGCAACGCCAACCATATGGTTACCTTCATCGACAATCATGACCGCAACCGCTTCCTGACCGAGGCTGGTGGCAGTGTTGAGAAGCTGCAGAATGCTTTGTCCTTTATTTTCACCGTGCGCGGAACGCCTGTGGTCTTCCAGGGAACGGAGCAGAACAAGGGCAATGGCAACGGGCAGATCATGACGGGCGGCATCGCTGATACGTGGAACCGTTGGTCGATGGTGAAACGGGATGCAAACGGCAATGTGCTGGAGAATTATTTCAATGAGAATGCCAGTACCTTCAAGCATGTAGCCAAGCTGAACGAGATCCGCAAAAACAACCCGGCCCTGCGCACCGGCACCCAGCGCGAAATGTGGTCCGCACAGAATCTGTACGCCTTCTCCCGGCGGATTGATACAGGCACGAATGTCGGTCAGGAAGTGATCTCCGCATTCAGTAATGCCTCCAGCGGATCACAGACAGTGACGCTGCCGCTGCGCGCCGAAAGCACGCTTACCGCAGGTACGGTTCTGGTGAATCAGCTGAACCCCTCCGATACTGTGACCGTGCAGGCAGGCGGTGTTACCGGTAAGCAAATTACAGTTACCCTGGGCGCCAATTCGGCCAAAATCTACTCCAAAACTCAGCCGGTAACCGATACGCAAGCACCAAGTGTTCCGGGAAATGTAACGGCAACGGTACAGAACGCTTCCAGCGCCCTGGTGTCCTGGTCAGCATCCACTGATAATGTTGGGGTGACAGGGTACGAAATTTACCGCAACGGCGTGAAGATCGGGACTTCCGCTACGACCTCTTTTACAGATAACGGACTTGTGGGCAGCACTAATTATTCCTATACGGTAAAAGCGTATGACGCCGCTATGAATCTGTCGGCCTTCAGCGCAGCCGCTCTGGTCGTTACCCCTGCCGGTAACAGTGTGACAATCTACTACAAGCAGGGTTACACCAATCCGTACATTCATTATCGCCCAGTGGGCGGGACATGGACGACATCTCCGGGTGTAGCCATTCCAGCCGCCGAAGTAGCAGGCTATAACAAAATCACAATCAACATCGGCGCAGCCACCCAGCTCGAAGCCTGCTTCAATAACGGCAGCGGCACCTGGGACAGCAATGGCGGCAGCAATTATCTGTTCGGCACCGGCACCTGGACCTATACGCCTACAGGCAATATCCAGGCAGGCGGTCCGGTAGCGCCAACGGCATCGCCGACGGCTACACCAACCGTAGCCCCAACAGCGATACCAACGGTGGCACCAACTGTAGCTCCAACTGCTACACCGACTATCGCACCGACCGCAACACCTACAGTAACACCAACCGTAGCGCCAACAGCGACACCTGTGCCAACCGCCACACCGGCTGGCAACACCGCGACGATCTATTACAAGAATACGGCCTTCAGTAACTCCTATATCCATTACAAGCTGGATGGGGCAACCACCTGGACGACTTCACCGGGTGTTCAGATGCAGGCCTCTACTTTCAGTGGCTACAAAGCTATTACCATTCCACTCGGCACCGCCACCGGCCTGACCGCAGCGTTCAATAACGGCAGCGGCACCTGGGATAACAATGGCGGGAATAACTATCATTTTGGCACCGGCAGCTCCAGTCTGGTTGGAGGAAGCTTGACCTCCGGGGAACCGCAGGTGGATAGCATAACCTTCAGGGTTAGCGTTCCGGGTTCGACTCCGGCGAATGCTCCGGTCTATCTGACGGGTTCGTTCAACAGCTGGAATGCGGCAGATGCAGCCTATCTGCTGACACGCGGGAGTGATGGCGTCTATTCCACCACCTTGAACCTTCCGGCAGGCAGCGCCGTGACGTATAAGCTGACGCGCGGAAGCTGGGCCACGGTAGAGACCGCGTCCAATGGTACAGATATCACGAACCGGACGGTTACACCGGCAGGCGGAGCACAGACAGTAACGCTAAGTGTGCAGCGCTGGAAGGATCAGTAA